The Candidatus Poribacteria bacterium DNA segment CCGAGGTCTCCACAGAACCCTTAGAAGTCGTCGTTACACCCGATGGAACGATTGACATCACCGTCAAAGTTACCCGACAGCGCGGGAATCGGCAGAACCTGAACCTCACTGCTGTCGGTCTACCCTTAGGTGTGCGACTCCAGCGACGAACAACCGTTCTCCGAAGGAATCAGACCGAGGCGACCTTGACGCTTGTGCCGAATATTATTACCACTGGCACCGGGGGCAATCAGTTGCGGCGCAATCCTTTCGCCGGTACGCAGCAATCACTTCCCTATACCATCGTCATCAACGCAGCAGTTGGTCAGCGGCGCGTCGCCAGTAGCCCCGGCATTAAACTCTGGCTCGGAAACCCCAGCAACACGTCTCAAGAGGCACCACTCGGAGGGAATTAAACAAATCTCTTTATAGTGAATTCCATAATTGATTGGACACTTCTATTGTACCACAAACTGTTGACTATAATTTTTCACGCGTGTTGATCGCTTCAGGACACCCCATTGCATCAATTGCATGTTTGATCTCGGCGAAACAGAAAACGCCGTCGGTGCCCATTCAGGCGAAAAGTCCAAACCTAAATCATCCGTCAACTGACGCGGGTCGCCACCGGCTGCTTTGATAACGTAAAGACTTCCATCCGCAATAGATACGAAGACAATTGACTGTCCATCAGGTGCCCATGACGGATCTTCACTCGCCAGCGTCCCATCCGTCAATTTTTGAACCTTTTTCCCATCTGTATCGACTGTGAACAACGTTGGCGTTGCCACACCGCCAAGTGCCTCACTGGAAAAGCAAATCTCTTTCCCGTTAGGTCCCCATGCCGGGTGTGTCGCCGATACTTGCGTCAGTGCCTCCTGTTTTTCACCCTCAGCGGTCATCACGTGTATGCCACCGATACCGTCCTGGGTTGAGCGAAACGCGATCCATTCTCCATCTGGCGACCATGTTGGGTTTGAGTTGTGACCACCTTTGCTTGTGAGTTTCTGGACCTTCTTCCCATTTGTATCCATCGTGTAGATGTCTGTATCCGCCGCGTGATCGCGCCCTAAGTTAGAGGCGAAAGCAATTGTGCTGCCATCCGGGGACCAGGCTGGATCCAGATCGGTTGCTTTATCGTCTGTCAGCCGTCGTTGTTCTTTTGTGTTCAGTTCTATCACATAAATTTCTGGATTCCCGTCCCGTTCTGAGACATAAGCAATAAAACGTCCATCCGGCGACCATGTTGGCGAATAGTCGTCAGCGCCGTGTTCCGTTAGGTTGATGAGATGTTCACCGTTCGTATCTATGATATAGATGTCAAGATTTCCCGCCCGATCAGAGGTAAAGGCGATATCTCCAGCACTCGATATGTTTATAGCGAATAGACTGAAAAGTATCAGTGGTAAATAAAAAAGTTTTTGTTTCATTACTAAAATTTCTCCTACTGCAATAAATTTTGTACCCCTTATTTTTTATAGTACCCTATTTAGCATTGAAAAATCAATCTATTCGGTAGCGACATAGGGTCGTTTAGTTTTATACATCTACTTTATATATGTGTCCATTTTCTTCTGTAGGAGCGAGCTGTGCTCGCGACATTGCGGCAAAAACGTTAGCATCTGTAAACGAAATGAAAATCAAATAGCCCTCGTGGCGACATTTGAAGTCATTCAGTTGACTTGTAAGAGAGATCTCCGAATCCCGATTCTGAGAATAAAAATAAATTTGACATTCTCTCGATAGTGTGTTATCATTAAAATCTGTGTCGTAAAATCAGATTTAATTTGGCAAAAATTGTTTTTAATAGTATACTTCACATTCGGTAAAATAAATTTGACATTGTTGGCAACTTTGTGGTATACTTAATCTCTATCGTGTGAGTGGCAATTCAGCAAAATCTACCTTTTTGGAAAATTTCTGAAAAATAAATTTGACATTCACAGATTTTTGTAGTATACTTAATATGCTCTTGTGGACCAACTGCTCAAAATAGGAGCGTCGGTTCTAAAAACCGAAGGCGAGGTGCAAATCCTCCCTTGGTCGATTTTCGGAAAATAAATTTGACATTTGTATCGTGATTGTGGTATACTTAAAAACATGCCACGTGGGGGTGTAGCTCAGCTGGGAGAGCAACTGCTTTGCACGCAGTAGGTCAGCGGTTCAACTCCGCTCATCTCCATCGCCTAATAAAATAGGCGTTGTTCTTTGACAATTGCATAGTAATAATGAAGGGTAAATCGGTAGAATAATATCACCTTATCAAGCTACTAAGGGCTTACGGTGGATACCTTGGTGCCAGGAGACGACGAAGGGCGTGACAGGCTGCGATAAGCTTCGGGGAGCCGCTTAATAGGCTATGATCCGGAGATTCCCGAATCGGGCAACCGAGCAGGTTAATCCCTGCTACTCGTGTTTACACGAGGGAAAACCAGGAGAAGTGAAACATCTCAGTACCCTGAGGAAAAGAAAGAAAACCTCGATTCCCCCAGTAGCGGCGAGCGAAAAGGGAACAGCCCAAACCCGGTATATGTTCAAGCCTGAACGCGTTGTATGCCGGGTGTTGCGGGGTTCGTTGGGTGTGGGTTCAGACACACCGGAAGTGACCGTGCCGCTAGCTTAATGCCTCTGGAAAGAGCAACCGGAGCGGGTAAAAGTCCCGTGAGCGAAAGCGGTGGCGCACTTCTTAACGGGTACCCCAAGTACTAC contains these protein-coding regions:
- a CDS encoding DPP IV N-terminal domain-containing protein, whose amino-acid sequence is MKQKLFYLPLILFSLFAINISSAGDIAFTSDRAGNLDIYIIDTNGEHLINLTEHGADDYSPTWSPDGRFIAYVSERDGNPEIYVIELNTKEQRRLTDDKATDLDPAWSPDGSTIAFASNLGRDHAADTDIYTMDTNGKKVQKLTSKGGHNSNPTWSPDGEWIAFRSTQDGIGGIHVMTAEGEKQEALTQVSATHPAWGPNGKEICFSSEALGGVATPTLFTVDTDGKKVQKLTDGTLASEDPSWAPDGQSIVFVSIADGSLYVIKAAGGDPRQLTDDLGLDFSPEWAPTAFSVSPRSNMQLMQWGVLKRSTRVKNYSQQFVVQ